One genomic window of Salvelinus alpinus chromosome 17, SLU_Salpinus.1, whole genome shotgun sequence includes the following:
- the LOC139543221 gene encoding A-kinase anchor protein 5-like, translated as MAWYRNCSIHDRKAFSGWFHAAPHKLSCFSQTEPKIGKTKETKIGKTNEPKIGKTNEPKIGKTNEPKIGKTKETKIGKTKETKIGKTNETKIGKTKEPKIGKTKEPKIGKIKEPKIGKTKEPKIGKTKETKIGKTNETKIGKTKETKIGKTKETKIGKIKEPKIGKTKEPKIGKTKETKIGKTNETKIGKTKETKIGKTKETKIGKTKETKIRKTKETKIGKTRDPRLEKPRRPSEDEDVHLEFINRFFERLKSLPEAEQLIEHSQATVGKCSKAAQGEVCGDGPRANGGSLPINNPEFNSLSARSETATSKETTEPDNAKSNTIDTPDSKMAPELPANNASEGEMDKSTNLNVELVIRQEDWSLVSAN; from the exons GAGCCCAAGATAGGAAAAACCAAGGAGACCAAGATAGGAAAAACCAACGAGCCCAAGATAGGAAAAACCAACGAGCCCAAGATAGGAAAAACCAACGAGCCCAAGATAGGAAAAACCAAGGAGACCAAGATAGGAAAAACCAAGGAGACCAAGATAGGAAAAACCAACGAGACCAAGATAGGAAAAACCAAGGAGCCCAAGATAGGAAAAACCAAGGAGCCCAAGATAGGAAAAATCAAGGAGCCCAAGATAGGAAAAACCAAGGAGCCCAAGATAGGAAAAACCAAGGAGACCAAGATAGGAAAAACCAACGAGACCAAGATAGGAAAAACCAAGGAGACCAAGATAGGAAAAACAAAGGAGACCAAGATAGGAAAAATCAAGGAGCCCAAGATAGGAAAAACCAAGGAGCCCAAGATAGGAAAAACCAAGGAGACCAAGATAGGAAAAACCAACGAGACCAAGATAGGAAAAACCAAGGAGACCAAGATAGGAAAAACAAAGGAGACCAAGATAGGAAAAACAAAGGAGACCAAAATAAGAAAAACAAAGGAAACCAAGATAGGAAAAACAAGGGATCCAAGATTGGAAAAACCAAGGAGACCAAG CGAGGATGAGGATGTGCACCTGGAGTTCATCAATAGGTTCTTTGAAAGGCTTAAAAGTCTCCCGGAGGCTGAACAGCTTATTGAGCACAGCCAAGCAACAGTTGGAAAATGCAGCAAGGCAGCACAGGGGGAGGTGTGTGGTGATGGACCACGAGCCAACGGCGGCTCTCTGCCAATAAACAACCCAGAGTTCAACTCCCTGTCTGCCCGTAGTGAGACAGCAACTAGCAAGGAAACCACAGAGCCAGACAACGCCAAGTCCAACACAATAGATACGCCTGACTCCAAGATGGCCCCTGAGCTCCCAGCCAATAATGCCTCTGAAGGTGAGATGGACAAATCAACCAATCTCAACGTAGAGTTGGTCATCAGACAGGAGGATTGGTCGTTGGTGTCAGCAAATTAA